A stretch of DNA from Shinella zoogloeoides:
GAGGTCGCTTTCCGGTCGCGTGTTTTTGAAACCGTGCAGCACCAGCGCGAACTGTCGAGACTTCAGCGTCTCCAGACCCGGATGGTCTGCAGCACGCCATGGGGGCCATCCCAGCTTGCAACGATCTATGCCGAGGGCATTGTCGCCCACATGACCGCCGGCCATGGCGGCTTTCGCCTCTCCGCCGAGCGAAACAAGCGGATCGTCCGGTCCCTTCGGATCAGTTCGGGCTGGTACGAAGAGGATGAAGCCTGGGCGATTGTCACCTTCAACTTCCCCGACCTGTTCACCACCTACGAGCGCAAGCTCGCGGAGCGCATGATCAAGGACAAATGGCCGGACGAATGGGAGGCGATCTTCGGACGTCCGCTTCAGCCGGGAGAATCGAGCGGCAAGGACCGCCACGCCTTCGAGCGCCGTCATGCCGGCGACTGGATCGTCGCGTCGGCGATCACCTCCGGCCATCATCCGGGCATGATCGAAGTGGTCGCCGTCCTCGGCGGTCGACGTGGCGCCAATGTCGTGGAGCGGCGGTTTCTGGCGCCGAAGGCAGAATACCAAGGACGCGGGCCCTTCGGCTTCGTTATCGATGAAGGGTGTCATGCCACCGATAATGGCCCGTCGTCCTTCGTCGGATGGGAGCGGAGGAAAGCGTCATGAACTCGCTTTCCGATTGCCGCTCGCTGCTGTCCCGCATGGAAGAGGCACGCCGGCAGACCCAGCACCAGCTCGACCTGATCGACCGGCAGATTATTCGCAGGATGACAGCGGTCATTCCGCACCTGCATCCGCGCCGGCGCTCCTATCGGCGAGGCCAGCCGCTGGAGGCGGGCGCCTTCCTTGCCCGCTATCGCGCCAACCTCACCGCGATCACGGCCGAGCGGCAGCAGGAGATCGATGCGCTATCGCGCAAGCTCGCCCGGCAGGACCGGGCAATCGAGGCTCTGCGCGAGCGACCTGCCGGGCGGAGACCGTCATGATCTTCTCCTGCGACCGCTGCGGCGAAACCTGGCCGGACCATCCCGTCACCCGCGTCCCCTGCCCTACCTGCAGGGTGGGCGTCGGGAGATGGTGCCTCCGGCCGTCCGGGCATCGCGCCACCGAGCTGCATATCGATCGTGAGCATGCCGCACTCGCCGCCGGTGTTCTTCGCAAATGTCCTGGTCCGGTTGGCGCTCCAGCGCCGCCGAAGGGCGGGCAGTTCATCCTCGACTTATAGCGCCGCCCCCAGTGCCGGCGTCCATCCCCATCATCATTGCGAGTTTCCACGGAGGAGACCATGAAGACCTGTACGATAGAAACGATGTACCGCGGGCCGAACTATCGCCAGGGGACGCACTCTGCGGACACCGTAGAGGACGCCTGCCGTCTGGCCATCGCCGACGAGGACTGGACCGGCGCGCTTCCCGATTCCGACAATGCCGGCGAAACCTACGTCATCAAGGCATGGGAACGCGCAGATGCTGCCTATTCCGGGCCGGCGGGCGACGCTCCCGAGGTGTTCAGCGAAATGGCCTATCACAAGGCCGAGCTGTTCGAGGAACTCGTCGCGCTGCTGCAGGAGCCCGCGCAGCCATGGGCATCTCGGAGTAGGAACTCAGGACCTGAGTGCCCCGCGCCATGATGGTCCTGGCGAAGGCCGGTGCGATCGGTCGGGATGCTGCAAGCGCACCTTCAGGATACCTTCGGCCTTGTCGGGGACTCTCAGGACGAGGCAGTCGAGCGTGGCCACGCGCCGCCAATGCTAGTCGACAGGACGTCTGCCCCTCGCATTGCGATCAGGACTGATCGCCAGCGGCATCTGGTTCGGCCGGACCGGGTTAGACCATGAGTCGCTGATCGGCGCGGGAGGCGTCAGGGTGAGGACGTTCGCGACCATCGATTTCCTTTCGGTTCGGGCGATGAGCCAACCCCTTGCCGGAGCACCCTTCGGTTCTGCACGGTCGTAATCCGGCGGCCGGTCGTTTCAAGGCCGCTGCGCGCCGCGTTGCGGCCGGTTCACCCTCCCTTCGCAAGGCGAGCCCGCGTCCCGCGCAGGGGCTGTGCCCCCGCTTGACCGCAAGCCCGCCTTTCTCGCTCAGGCGCCCCGGACCTGTGAAAGCGACCGTCTGACCACCGGCTTTTCTCGACCGCACCGAAGGGCGCTCCGGCAAGGGGCCGGCGCAAGCCTTCGGAGAAAACCAGAAGGAAATCGAAAATGGCCAAGTCAGCAACCTCCCGCCCGTCCGCCCGCGTCGT
This window harbors:
- a CDS encoding DUF7007 domain-containing protein, translating into MNASDLPDDATSTLEDTRVEFGSSSEGFPVARLGDLLLAMLPRAAGGGFLASAWRLAQPLSTLRREHFYGHDGELADEVAFRSRVFETVQHQRELSRLQRLQTRMVCSTPWGPSQLATIYAEGIVAHMTAGHGGFRLSAERNKRIVRSLRISSGWYEEDEAWAIVTFNFPDLFTTYERKLAERMIKDKWPDEWEAIFGRPLQPGESSGKDRHAFERRHAGDWIVASAITSGHHPGMIEVVAVLGGRRGANVVERRFLAPKAEYQGRGPFGFVIDEGCHATDNGPSSFVGWERRKAS